The following coding sequences are from one Methanosarcina sp. WWM596 window:
- a CDS encoding metal-binding protein, which produces MPNGKTHTKINIILLFGILLGLHTHYIKSHIPLEYLEFDTIAIFSFALLFGTYYLSPDLDTKSEPFKRWGILKYIWWPYQKIFKHRGKLHHPLSGPIIIISTVSLFIIAPVVKFFDLDINQIPTKYLISLLSGIVVSIEAHIIADMIYTKVKIKSTKIKKKLKNIHTSRP; this is translated from the coding sequence ATGCCCAATGGAAAAACTCACACAAAAATAAACATCATATTGCTGTTTGGTATATTGCTAGGTTTACATACGCACTATATAAAATCGCATATTCCACTGGAATATCTTGAATTTGATACTATTGCAATATTTTCATTTGCACTCCTATTCGGAACATATTATCTCAGTCCCGATCTTGATACCAAAAGCGAGCCCTTCAAAAGATGGGGAATCCTCAAATACATCTGGTGGCCTTACCAAAAAATATTCAAGCACCGTGGGAAACTGCACCATCCATTATCAGGTCCCATCATAATAATTTCAACCGTAAGTTTATTCATCATAGCACCTGTTGTCAAGTTTTTCGACCTCGACATAAATCAAATCCCAACAAAATATTTGATATCATTATTATCCGGAATTGTTGTCTCTATAGAAGCACATATAATTGCGGATATGATATACACCAAAGTAAAAATAAAATCCACAAAAATAAAAAAGAAACTGAAAAATATTCACACCAGCAGACCGTAA
- a CDS encoding plasmid pRiA4b ORF-3 family protein — protein sequence MKKTFEKVCQLKLSMEGITPQIWRRIQVPENYTFLDLHDAIQDVMDWDDYHLHEFEMPNPKTGMMDRIGTESDDLEGFEEPLVPEKKTKISKYFTPENKIALYTYDFGDNWQVKVRLEKILPIKEGVEYPICTAGKRAAVPEDIGGIWGYEDMLEILKNPEHEEYEDTVAWLGEDFDPEYFDPKDVSFRK from the coding sequence ATGAAAAAGACTTTCGAGAAAGTTTGCCAGCTGAAACTCTCCATGGAAGGCATTACCCCCCAGATATGGCGGCGTATCCAGGTGCCGGAAAATTATACCTTCCTTGACCTTCACGATGCTATTCAGGATGTAATGGACTGGGACGACTACCATCTGCATGAATTTGAAATGCCAAACCCAAAGACAGGAATGATGGATAGAATAGGAACGGAAAGCGACGATTTAGAAGGTTTCGAAGAACCCCTTGTCCCGGAAAAGAAGACTAAAATATCCAAATATTTCACACCGGAAAATAAGATTGCTCTGTACACCTACGATTTCGGGGACAACTGGCAGGTAAAAGTCAGGCTTGAAAAAATCCTCCCGATAAAAGAAGGGGTGGAGTATCCCATATGTACTGCAGGAAAAAGAGCAGCTGTCCCTGAAGACATCGGGGGAATATGGGGCTATGAAGATATGCTGGAGATCCTGAAAAACCCGGAACATGAGGAATACGAAGATACTGTGGCATGGCTGGGAGAAGATTTTGATCCCGAATACTTTGACCCAAAAGACGTTTCGTTCCGAAAATGA
- a CDS encoding CRISPR-associated helicase/endonuclease Cas3, protein MVILAKKDPDETLLEHTKNALMVFKSIKDAYPEVPQICGVPDFWEHLFYSIFFHDFGKAASGFQKAISGGEKWKYRHEILSAGFVSGLEYENQFKNAVAMAIITHHKDIFYLREKFGTFPNPMGKKRYFEKLQELISNFEELKEIQQKIPEISKKYLGFELNKFRDIMSIDELIDSYKSAVLPYKNQFEDKELTILHDKYGIFLKGFLTACDHLASGGKYSLLSGIEDMRAVYNFPELRKTQSQAAETKGDAFLIAPTGTGKTEASLLWSHANQNPCRSKRVFYLLPYTASINAMYKRLQIDFKDPELIGIQHGKAMYYLYRSFEDEEDYLTATKKAKEIKSLTDKIYRPYKIATPHQILKSMFGIRGFEQNLAEMSNALFIMDEIHAYDAHTTALILETLKILKEYQANFLIMSATLPSFLKEMFKTELGITKEIFFTELELDEFTRHRVSVLKGNIQDNLDLILKELGDNKKVLVVCNTVVQAQKIYKQLSQGIENRGLIHGRFILRDREEIESKLENLNLLVGTQAIEVSLNIDYDVLFSEPAPLDALIQRFGRVNRKGWEEKIIKPVYVFEQGSEKDKYVYKNQELVSKSLELLSKENILGESKIQKLVDEVYLNGYQDSDLASFEMVKKTFPKFHSKIVPFINEKENQEEFYNLYQSVEVVPIQFKLEYLEEIENKRYFEAMKYIVSISVGQYKKLKHNNQIQIDSDMIFASVDYSSEMGLLLDSEESIMGIFDKDT, encoded by the coding sequence ATGGTAATTCTTGCAAAAAAAGATCCCGATGAAACCCTTCTGGAGCATACAAAAAACGCGCTTATGGTTTTTAAAAGTATAAAAGACGCTTACCCTGAAGTTCCTCAAATCTGCGGAGTTCCAGACTTCTGGGAACATCTTTTCTACTCTATTTTTTTCCACGATTTCGGGAAAGCTGCGTCAGGATTTCAAAAAGCTATCTCCGGAGGGGAGAAATGGAAATACAGACATGAAATTCTCTCTGCTGGTTTTGTTTCCGGGCTTGAATATGAAAACCAGTTCAAAAATGCCGTTGCTATGGCAATAATTACTCATCATAAAGATATATTTTATTTGAGGGAAAAGTTTGGAACTTTTCCAAACCCTATGGGCAAAAAACGCTATTTTGAAAAGCTGCAAGAATTAATTTCTAACTTTGAAGAATTAAAGGAAATTCAACAAAAAATTCCAGAAATCAGCAAAAAGTATCTGGGTTTTGAATTAAATAAATTTAGAGATATAATGTCAATAGATGAATTGATTGATTCATATAAAAGTGCAGTACTACCATATAAAAACCAATTTGAAGATAAAGAATTAACAATTTTGCATGACAAATACGGGATATTCCTCAAAGGATTTTTAACAGCTTGTGACCATCTTGCATCAGGGGGAAAGTACAGCTTACTATCTGGAATTGAAGACATGAGAGCTGTATATAATTTTCCCGAACTGAGAAAAACACAAAGTCAAGCAGCAGAAACAAAAGGTGATGCCTTTTTAATTGCACCAACTGGAACTGGGAAAACAGAAGCATCATTATTATGGAGTCATGCTAATCAGAATCCTTGCAGGTCAAAAAGAGTCTTTTATTTGCTTCCCTATACTGCCAGTATCAACGCAATGTATAAAAGACTTCAAATAGATTTTAAAGACCCTGAATTGATAGGTATTCAACACGGCAAAGCTATGTATTATCTGTACCGAAGCTTTGAAGATGAAGAAGATTACCTGACTGCAACTAAAAAAGCAAAAGAAATAAAAAGCCTCACTGATAAAATTTACAGACCTTATAAAATAGCAACTCCACATCAGATTCTTAAATCTATGTTTGGAATTAGAGGGTTTGAGCAGAATCTTGCAGAAATGTCTAATGCTCTTTTTATAATGGACGAAATTCACGCATATGATGCTCATACAACTGCTCTAATCCTTGAAACGCTCAAAATCCTAAAAGAATATCAAGCCAATTTCTTGATTATGTCTGCTACTCTTCCTTCTTTTCTTAAAGAAATGTTCAAGACGGAATTAGGAATAACAAAAGAGATATTTTTTACAGAATTGGAACTGGATGAGTTTACAAGACACAGGGTTTCTGTTCTTAAAGGTAATATTCAAGATAATTTGGATCTAATTCTAAAAGAACTAGGTGATAACAAAAAAGTGCTTGTTGTTTGTAACACCGTTGTTCAGGCCCAGAAGATCTACAAGCAGCTCTCTCAAGGAATAGAAAATCGCGGCTTAATCCATGGAAGGTTTATCCTTAGAGACAGAGAGGAAATTGAATCAAAATTAGAGAATCTGAACCTTCTAGTTGGCACCCAGGCAATTGAAGTCTCTCTTAATATTGATTATGATGTACTGTTTTCAGAGCCAGCTCCCCTCGATGCCCTTATCCAGAGGTTTGGAAGGGTTAATCGAAAAGGTTGGGAAGAAAAAATAATCAAGCCAGTATATGTTTTTGAACAAGGATCTGAAAAAGACAAATATGTTTACAAAAATCAGGAATTAGTCTCTAAAAGTCTGGAGCTGTTAAGTAAAGAGAATATTCTGGGAGAAAGCAAAATTCAAAAACTTGTGGATGAAGTATATTTGAACGGATATCAGGATTCTGATCTGGCATCTTTCGAAATGGTGAAAAAAACCTTTCCCAAATTTCATAGCAAAATTGTTCCTTTTATAAATGAAAAAGAAAATCAGGAAGAGTTTTATAACCTATATCAATCAGTTGAAGTCGTTCCAATTCAGTTTAAACTTGAGTATCTTGAGGAAATCGAGAACAAAAGGTATTTTGAAGCTATGAAATATATTGTCTCAATAAGTGTTGGTCAATACAAAAAACTAAAACATAATAACCAAATCCAGATTGACTCTGATATGATATTTGCAAGTGTTGACTACAGTTCTGAAATGGGTCTCTTGTTGGACTCAGAAGAATCTATTATGGGAATTTTTGACAAAGACACCTAA
- the cas5b gene encoding type I-B CRISPR-associated protein Cas5b, giving the protein MKVLRIKIGSWTASFRYPGFISGFQPTLPVPPISTVYGLISAARGELTVPEDVSVGYVFGFESKAVDLETIYELSPGLSAKSNVIKREFLYNPELYLYLDRPEFSKYFRKPQYPLLFGRSGDLAKVSEIKELELEEEAGKRLGKTILPFGIKGAYGLVQALPSHFTDTIPRKAVGVKPYLLMDEFFTYPEKCLFDPEMNWAVWLHKS; this is encoded by the coding sequence ATGAAAGTCTTAAGGATAAAAATTGGAAGCTGGACCGCATCCTTCAGGTATCCCGGATTCATAAGCGGATTTCAGCCTACTCTTCCAGTTCCTCCCATAAGTACTGTGTATGGGTTGATTTCAGCAGCGAGAGGAGAATTAACTGTCCCTGAGGATGTAAGCGTTGGTTACGTATTTGGCTTTGAGAGTAAAGCAGTAGACCTTGAAACGATCTACGAATTAAGTCCAGGGCTTTCTGCAAAATCAAATGTCATAAAAAGGGAATTTTTGTATAATCCTGAACTTTATCTCTATCTTGACAGGCCTGAGTTTAGTAAATATTTCCGTAAGCCTCAGTATCCCCTTCTTTTTGGTAGATCTGGAGACTTGGCAAAAGTTTCAGAAATAAAGGAATTGGAACTTGAAGAAGAGGCTGGAAAGAGGTTGGGGAAAACTATTCTTCCTTTTGGAATTAAAGGTGCATATGGTCTAGTGCAGGCTCTCCCAAGTCACTTTACTGATACTATTCCCAGAAAAGCTGTAGGAGTAAAACCATATCTTCTTATGGACGAGTTTTTCACCTATCCTGAAAAGTGTTTATTTGACCCAGAAATGAACTGGGCAGTCTGGCTTCATAAGAGTTGA
- the cas7i gene encoding type I-B CRISPR-associated protein Cas7/Cst2/DevR: MTHTVNGFMLIDAPHSALNNAGNDSSERTENIVRVKTIRKGRKVYPYVSGQALRYWWRTTLEEKFNWNVSPIEREKKIAFTSANPVEYDDDDVFGYMRALKKADGGTVTRLSTLKNSPLVSVAGQVPTEDFGVMARHEGDPVPYEHEFYSTVLKGIFSLDLDNIGVFHKNEKTGYKNMYPELEAIAEKNGAEKIESKWVMPAEVRMKRATDVLKALPYLTGGAKQTSHLTDVSPKLLILAGIDGGNHLFMNLVREENGEALVDLEALEEVISDYSDILLTDIYIGRRKGFMDELDPALKALTEKYTGNSQKVIYGSINEIVDSFVQTIPGLMR; encoded by the coding sequence ATGACACATACAGTAAACGGTTTCATGCTTATCGATGCTCCCCATTCAGCACTCAACAACGCAGGAAATGATAGCAGTGAAAGGACGGAAAACATTGTCAGAGTAAAGACAATCCGGAAAGGAAGGAAAGTGTACCCATATGTCTCAGGACAGGCTCTCAGGTACTGGTGGCGTACAACCCTCGAGGAGAAGTTCAATTGGAATGTCTCCCCTATCGAGCGTGAAAAGAAAATAGCATTCACAAGTGCTAATCCGGTTGAATATGATGACGACGACGTATTTGGATACATGCGAGCTCTCAAAAAAGCAGATGGTGGTACTGTAACAAGGCTTTCCACCTTGAAAAACTCCCCTCTTGTTTCGGTTGCAGGTCAGGTTCCTACGGAAGATTTTGGAGTAATGGCGCGCCACGAAGGTGACCCTGTTCCTTATGAACATGAATTTTACTCCACGGTTTTGAAAGGAATCTTTTCCCTTGACCTTGACAACATCGGTGTGTTTCACAAGAACGAAAAAACAGGATACAAAAATATGTATCCTGAACTTGAAGCAATTGCAGAAAAAAATGGGGCGGAAAAAATAGAAAGTAAATGGGTAATGCCTGCCGAAGTAAGGATGAAGAGGGCAACAGATGTGTTAAAAGCTCTCCCTTACCTTACAGGCGGTGCAAAACAGACATCCCATCTCACTGATGTTTCCCCAAAACTTCTCATACTTGCAGGAATAGACGGTGGAAATCATCTCTTTATGAATCTCGTCAGAGAGGAAAATGGAGAAGCTCTCGTAGACCTGGAAGCTCTGGAAGAAGTGATTTCCGATTATTCAGATATCCTGTTGACTGACATCTATATCGGAAGACGTAAAGGTTTTATGGATGAGCTTGATCCTGCACTTAAAGCTCTAACTGAAAAATATACAGGCAACAGTCAAAAAGTAATTTATGGTTCTATAAACGAAATAGTTGATTCTTTTGTGCAAACGATTCCCGGGCTGATGAGATAA
- the cas8a1 gene encoding type I-B CRISPR-associated protein Cas8b1/Cst1 has protein sequence MIYQYTGNPFVDTGIWAICEWSDKKKPEEITVKDLREITQDVISVYLSSEWAKSLYSVFPNNAITNPSVKNKDKRLLKYLEQLIGQVESQEGSKEFGNCIACGRYDVENVRTKTEIPLIGSGTLINFFPYGQQGADYCPACTLAVQFSPLVFYACGKLLLIHSNSTKVMHYWAEKAIKDVQRQISANSYRGCFDEGYKNPVNALFHIIEDLILQYEERWVEENPSISIYHFTNYNQGPDLEIYRVPTPVFRFLAYVKQSDQFSEWMKIVRKGYFNLDKIKEGDEYKNKGNSVYINLLKGHSIVKYFIDNKARQVYGDWQLLEYYLTEVRNMSSKRLDTLKKVGDSISDYIKDTQNIKKLNQLEMASNFATFRNILRLIEKDRIKRGSQDSLFTLEEFMEGLFPEGNMGWRETQDLLLFRIYEDLHNWLVEQDDLKSELISIEDEETELSEEN, from the coding sequence TTGATATATCAATATACAGGAAACCCATTCGTTGACACAGGGATATGGGCTATATGCGAGTGGTCTGATAAAAAAAAGCCTGAAGAAATTACAGTGAAGGACCTAAGAGAAATTACACAAGATGTGATTTCTGTATATTTAAGTTCAGAGTGGGCAAAAAGCCTTTATTCTGTTTTTCCTAATAACGCGATTACTAATCCTTCTGTGAAAAATAAGGATAAAAGGCTTCTTAAATATTTAGAGCAGTTAATTGGTCAGGTTGAATCTCAGGAAGGGTCAAAAGAGTTCGGAAACTGCATCGCTTGTGGGAGATATGATGTTGAGAACGTTAGGACAAAAACAGAAATTCCCCTTATAGGTTCAGGAACATTGATTAATTTTTTCCCTTACGGTCAGCAAGGGGCTGATTACTGCCCTGCCTGCACACTTGCAGTTCAATTTTCTCCTCTTGTATTTTATGCATGTGGAAAACTTTTGCTCATCCACTCAAACTCGACCAAAGTAATGCATTATTGGGCAGAAAAAGCGATAAAGGATGTTCAGAGACAGATTTCAGCAAACAGCTACAGAGGTTGTTTTGACGAGGGTTACAAAAATCCTGTTAATGCTCTTTTTCATATAATTGAGGACTTAATTCTCCAATACGAAGAAAGATGGGTTGAAGAGAATCCCTCTATAAGCATATACCATTTTACAAATTATAATCAGGGGCCTGATCTTGAGATATATAGAGTTCCTACACCAGTGTTCAGATTCCTGGCTTATGTTAAACAGTCAGACCAGTTTTCAGAATGGATGAAAATTGTCAGAAAGGGATATTTTAATTTGGACAAAATCAAGGAAGGAGATGAATACAAAAATAAAGGCAATTCTGTTTACATAAATCTTTTAAAAGGTCATTCTATTGTGAAATATTTCATCGACAATAAAGCGAGGCAGGTCTACGGGGATTGGCAGTTACTGGAATATTATTTGACAGAGGTAAGAAACATGAGTAGTAAGAGATTGGATACCCTCAAAAAAGTTGGGGACAGCATCTCAGATTATATAAAGGATACTCAAAACATAAAAAAATTGAATCAGCTTGAAATGGCGAGTAATTTTGCCACATTCAGGAACATATTGAGGCTGATCGAAAAAGACCGAATTAAAAGAGGTTCTCAAGACTCACTTTTTACTCTTGAAGAGTTTATGGAAGGCCTCTTTCCTGAAGGAAACATGGGCTGGAGGGAGACTCAAGACCTTTTACTTTTCAGGATTTACGAAGATCTGCACAACTGGCTGGTTGAACAGGACGATTTGAAATCAGAACTGATTTCTATCGAGGACGAAGAAACGGAATTATCTGAGGAGAACTGA
- the cas2 gene encoding CRISPR-associated endonuclease Cas2 — MYVVIVYDVGVERVNKVRSFLREYMNWVQNSVFEGELTKAEFLKVKSRLKELIEINHDHIIFYSSRDKKYLGIENLGTPKADTNNII; from the coding sequence ATGTACGTGGTAATTGTGTACGATGTAGGAGTAGAAAGGGTAAACAAAGTGAGAAGCTTTTTAAGGGAATACATGAACTGGGTTCAAAATAGTGTTTTTGAAGGTGAACTCACAAAAGCCGAATTCCTGAAAGTTAAGTCAAGGCTTAAAGAACTCATAGAAATAAACCATGACCACATTATCTTCTACAGCTCCAGAGATAAAAAATACCTTGGAATAGAAAATCTCGGAACTCCAAAAGCAGATACAAACAACATAATTTGA
- the cas1b gene encoding type I-B CRISPR-associated endonuclease Cas1b: MRENFYILQDGILKRKENTVYFENKEGRKILPINKISSIFAYGNLSFSSGVVSYLSKEGIPIHFFNYYGFYEGSMYPRETLISGDLVIRQAEYYLDPEKRLCLAGKFIEGACGNILKNLKYYARNREDIQEIIENYVTSIKTELSRLIDAETVPSMMRTEGKIRELYYNALDEIFPEEYRIIKRTRRPPNNKMNTLISFGNSLVYSTTLSEIYNTQLNPTISYLHEPFERRFSLSLDVSEIFKPILIDRIIFKLVNKNMLDDGCFRGEIGNMLLSDKGKKIFLKEYDEKLKTTIKHKGLNKSVSYKRLIRLELYKLSKHVLGAENYKPLVMWW; the protein is encoded by the coding sequence ATCCGGGAAAATTTTTACATTTTACAGGACGGAATTTTGAAGAGAAAAGAAAACACGGTCTATTTTGAAAACAAAGAAGGCAGAAAGATTCTGCCAATAAACAAAATAAGTTCTATTTTCGCTTACGGAAACCTGTCGTTTTCGTCAGGAGTTGTTTCTTACCTTTCAAAAGAAGGAATTCCTATTCATTTTTTCAATTACTACGGCTTCTATGAGGGTTCGATGTATCCACGGGAGACCCTGATCAGTGGAGATCTGGTTATACGACAGGCTGAATATTACCTTGATCCTGAAAAACGGTTGTGTCTTGCTGGAAAATTTATAGAAGGTGCCTGTGGAAATATTCTGAAAAACCTCAAATATTATGCAAGAAACCGGGAAGACATTCAAGAGATAATCGAAAATTATGTAACTTCTATAAAAACCGAATTATCCCGGCTGATAGATGCGGAAACAGTGCCTTCCATGATGAGGACGGAAGGAAAAATTAGGGAACTCTACTACAATGCACTTGACGAAATATTCCCTGAGGAATACAGGATAATAAAACGTACCAGAAGACCGCCAAATAACAAAATGAACACATTAATAAGTTTTGGGAATTCTCTGGTCTATTCCACTACCCTTTCAGAGATTTACAATACTCAGCTTAACCCCACAATTTCATATCTTCACGAGCCTTTTGAACGCAGGTTCTCTTTATCTCTCGATGTAAGTGAGATCTTCAAACCAATCCTGATAGACAGGATAATTTTTAAGCTTGTTAACAAAAACATGCTAGATGATGGTTGCTTTCGAGGAGAAATCGGAAACATGCTATTGAGTGATAAAGGTAAAAAAATTTTCCTCAAAGAATACGACGAGAAGCTCAAAACCACCATCAAGCACAAAGGCTTGAACAAGAGTGTTTCATACAAACGCCTTATTCGACTTGAGCTATATAAACTTTCAAAGCATGTTCTTGGTGCAGAAAACTACAAACCTCTTGTAATGTGGTGGTAA
- the cas4 gene encoding CRISPR-associated protein Cas4: MKDESVKDTDYSLDELKDEPETNIYAEVFLGSVRITGVKVNYYHICKTKLWLFSHNINLERGDDNVALGKILHEDRYKKNLKNITIDGISIDFVKTGKRTEIHEIKKSKKMDAADRAQLLFYLYYLKKRGFDAVGILNYPLLNKTEKIEMNAEDEANIEREIEEIKKIVLSSMPAPMHKKICLKCAYQEFCFCGRGDKNGE, translated from the coding sequence GTGAAAGATGAATCTGTTAAAGATACAGATTATAGTTTAGATGAGCTGAAGGATGAGCCTGAAACAAATATATATGCAGAGGTTTTCCTGGGTTCGGTTCGGATTACTGGAGTTAAGGTAAATTACTATCATATCTGCAAGACAAAGCTCTGGCTTTTTTCTCATAATATAAATCTTGAGAGAGGTGACGATAATGTTGCCCTGGGAAAGATTCTGCACGAAGACCGCTATAAGAAGAATCTTAAAAATATTACCATTGATGGTATAAGCATTGATTTTGTGAAAACGGGAAAAAGAACTGAGATTCATGAAATCAAAAAAAGTAAAAAAATGGATGCTGCGGATAGAGCTCAGCTTTTATTTTATCTTTATTACCTCAAGAAAAGAGGTTTTGATGCAGTAGGAATTTTAAATTATCCTCTGCTGAATAAAACAGAGAAAATTGAAATGAATGCAGAAGATGAAGCCAATATTGAAAGAGAAATTGAAGAGATTAAAAAAATAGTTCTCAGCTCAATGCCTGCACCAATGCACAAAAAAATCTGTTTAAAATGTGCTTATCAGGAATTTTGTTTCTGTGGTAGGGGCGATAAAAATGGAGAATGA